The Solanum lycopersicum chromosome 8, SLM_r2.1 DNA segment ttaaaaaccttacaaggaaaatccagtgggacaaaaccttgtgaggaaaaaagagtacatcgtGTATTAACTTCCCCTAATGACAACATCAAATCAGAGACTAGAATGTTCGTTTTTCAAGCTTGTgcatcatcttcttgaaagttgtagttggtagagactATGTGAATAGATCAGCCACATTGTCACTTGAACGAATCTGTTGTGCATTTATATCACCGTTATTTTGAAGTTCATGTGTATTGAAAAACTTTGGTGAAATGTCTTTGTTCTAAGTTCCCTTAATGAATTCTCCCTTAAATTGTGTTATGCATGTTgcattatcttcatataaaGTGGTGGGTACTTTATCCCATTCCAAACCACATTTCTCTCGAATGAGATGTATCATAGACTTAACCACACACAATCTCTACTTGCTTCatgaataactattatttcagcataattagaTGAAGTGGCTACGATGAACTTCTTTGTAGATCTCCAAGATATGACAGTCCCtccacatataaacacatagccTGTTTGGGATCGAGCTTTATGTGAATTAGATAAATATCTTGCATCAGCATAACCAACAAGATTTGGGTTACAATTATTAGAATAACATAAGTCCATATCAATTGTGCCTTTAAGATATTGCAAAATGTGTTTGATCCATTCCAATGTCTCCTAGTAGGAGCAGAACTATACCTTGCTAACAAGTTAACAACAAAAGCTATATCAGGTCTTGTAGTATTACCAAGATATATTAGTTCACCAATTGCATTAAGATATGGTACTGCAGAACCAAGAATTTCTTCATCCTTTTCTTGAGATCGGAATGGATCCTTATTCACATCAAGTGAACGAACAACCATCGGAGTACTTAATGAATGTGCTTCATCCATATAGAatcttttcaacactttttcTGTGTAGACTgattaatgaagaaaaatacCATTTATCAAATGTTCAATTTGTAAACCAAGACATAATTTTGTCCTTTCcagatctttcatctcaaattcgtCCTTTAAATAATCAATCGTCTTTTGAAGCTCTATTGGAGTTCCAATAAGatttatgtcatcaacataaacaccAAGTACAACAAATtccaatattattttctttataaagaaaTATGGACAAATTGCATCATTTGTATAACCTTTCTTAATTAAATACTCACTAAGACGGTTATACCACATGCGCCCAGATTGCTTCAAATCATATAATGATCTTcgcaatttaattgaatacattTCTCGAGATTTTGAATTACATGATTTAGGCATCGCAAATCCTTCaggaattttcatgtatatcttAATATAAAGTGATCCATAAAGGTATGTTGTAACCACATCCATCTAATGCATTTCATATTGCTCATGGTTTGTGAAACAAATGAGATAACACAATGTTATTGCATGCATAACGGGTGAGTAGGTCTCTTCATAATCGACGTCAGGCCTTTGAGAAAATTCTTGTGCTACAAGGCGTGCTTTATacctttgtattttatttttctcatttctttttcgcaCAAAAATCCATTTGTAACATACAGGTTTAATACCATCAGCTGTTTGAACTATAGGTCCAAAAACTTCACGTTTGACAAGTGAATTCAACTCTGATTAAATTGTttcttgccattttggccaatcatttcgTAGTCGACATTCTATAACAAAATGAGGTTCATGATCCTCATTATCTTGCATGATATTTGTTGCAACATTATATGCAAAGACATAATCAACCACTATTTCTGATCGATTCATATTAGTTTCAGCATCGCTTAAATTTATGGatagttcattatttttttaagtttcaagttcatttattctttcatgaatatcagacttattcaaattttgaacttccatATGAGATTCTTTCATAGTGTCATATTgacatttaatcttttttttccgAGCATTTTGATCATTAGAACCCAATGATCTACCTTGCTTTAGGTGTGCTTTTGACTCATTAGCTATGAAATTAGTGGATGGTCCTTTAGGGACATCAATTCGAATTGAGATATTTTCTACAAGAATAAGTGATTAACTAATCATTTTGAAATCTGTAAATGCGTCTGGCATTTGATTTGCACTTTTCTGCagattaataatattttgtacttcttgttcccaagtagaagaatatggatcaagatgtgaaaatgataaattttcccacaaaatttctcattttatttcactattttctCCCCGTAATTTTTGGACAACTGTCTCATCAAACCGACAATCTGCAAATCTAGCAGTAAACATGTCTCCAGTCAATGATTCAAGATAGCGAATAATGGAGGGTGATTCAAACCCAACATAGATTCCTAACCTTCTTTGAGGGCCCATCTTAGTGCGGTTTGGTGATGCCACAGACACATGTACAACACATTTAAAGATTCTTAGATGGTATATATTAGGTTATTGACTCATAACCAATTGTAGTGGAGAAACCTTATGATAACTTGTTGGTCTGATATGTATAAGTGTTACAGCATGTCAAATTGCATGTCCCCACAGAGAAGTAGGCAACTtagttttcataagcaatgGTCTTGCTATTAAATGCAAACGTTTAATTAATGACTCAGCGAGACCATTCTGAGTATGAACATAAGCAATGTAGTATTCAACTTTTATCCCAATTGCTAAACAATAATGATTAAATGATTGGGATGAAATCTCTGCAGCATTATCACGACGAATGGACTTAATCTGAATATCAGAAAAGTGTGCCCGTAAccttattatttgtgccaataattttacaaatgccaagttacgagatgacaataggcacacatgagaccatctagAAGAAGcatctattaaaataataaaatatctaaatgacCCACTAGGTGGGTGAATAGGTCCACAATTATCCCCATGTATACGTTCCATGAACGCAGGGGACTCAATCTAAACTATCGTTggtgatggtctcacaattaacttgccttGATAACAAGCAGTAcaaaaaattcaccatttaaaagaacttCTAGGTATATAAATGGATGCTCATtcaaattttctataatttgtCTCATAATTATTGACCCATGATGTCCTAGACAATCATGTCAAAGTACAAGTGGATTGGAATcagtaaacttcttatttaccATAAAATGTACCTCAATTGCACTAATTTTTGTTCAATACAAGTCAAAAGATAAAGTAGGAAATTTTTCTATAACACATGTCTGCCTAGAGAAAATTCTTGATAGACCAagatattcaagatttatttcatcCATTGATTGCACATGATAACCATTTTCATGGATATctttaaaactcaacaagttcctcttagattttggagaaaacatatcattattaatgatgagtttGATTCCTTGGGTAAAATTACAATGTTTCTTCCAAAACCctcaataatattattactaccaaaaattatagtaacatttattttacccatacttaaatgagaaaaatattttttattttttgaatatcgtATGTTGTACCAAAATCAGTCAAACAAATATCTTCATATTTTGATAATATGTTCTTAAAATTATCCATATCTTCACATCAAATgacatacataaaataaatatatattaaatattagtgttgtcaaaagggtacaatacattaaaaaaaattaataattaaatattaaaaattgagCATTAATTTATTGTTTCCTCTAAGTCAAAAACGAGTtgttaggaaaataaaataaaatcattatttaatgcTAGTTAATAACAGACtgtatttttttaacattagatcaaattaaagacctaatataatacaaacacaTGATAAATGCTagttaatatcaaaatttatgttttaaacaTTAGATCAAGttaaagacctaatataatacaaatacgtGATGAAGTTTAGTATTTGACTAACTCtattatattataatcatattaatgaatcaatgaaaaatatatattatttaattaagaattaaggAACAAGCTAATGAACTATAAAAATAtgactaaactaatttaaaatactaatactCATGCAAACAACTATCATTAcatgaaattattaataaatactatcaaaaaaatatcattcatcCATGTTCACAGAACCATCACCAATTAATTGATCTCTCTTTCCTTCAGGATGTGCGAAAAAATCTGCTACAGCCAAGCGCGTGatgtcaacttgattttcagagaTAAAATTTGCGTCAggaattttctctttcttctttagtGATTCTTGATAAAACTCAATCAAGTGTTTAGGAGTACGACAATCACGTCTTCCACCACATTGAAAATAGTTTTCCCTAGTTGCTTTCTGTTTctcatcctttcttttttcctttttatttgatgTATGATGAATACCAGGAATAGAATTACGTTCTTGACCATAATCATGACCACGAACACGTCCACGTCCACGACCACGATCACGATTAGAACCACGACATATTCCACGCCTAGCATGGTGAGTGTACACCTTATTCACTTCAGGAAGTGATTCAGATCTAGTAGgtcaattttaatgatttttcaataataaatcattatttcGCTCGGCCACAAGAAGATGAGAAATCAGTTCAGAATACTTTTTGAAACCTTTCTCTCGATATTGTTACTGCAAGACCACATTCGAGGCATGAAAAGTGGAGAACgtcttttccatcatatcaatcTCACTAACTATTTCTCCGCGTAATTTGAATTGAGAAGTGATTCTGAATATGACAGAATTATACTCATGTATAGACTTGAAGTGTTGTTGCTTAGATGCATCCAATCATATCGTGTCTTTGTATGTAGGACCATCTTCAAGTGGTCAAATCTTTCTTTTAGGTTTTTCCACAAAAGAAGTGGATTCTTAACTGTCAGATATTCAATTTTCAGAATCTCATCAAGATGATGACGCAAGAATATCATTGCTCGTGCACAATTCTAATTTGatgtcttattttcttcttttaaaatgTCTCCAAGACCCATAGCATCAAGGTGGATTTCAGCATGTAACACACATGAGAGGTAGTTCCTGCCCGAACTTTGAAGGGCAGTGAACTCTAATTTTGTAAGATTgaccattaaaattaaaaacaaaagaataaataatacctttattaattcTTTAAATCTAACCTTCGCTTTTAGAAAATTAGagtctcgtgctgataacgtgttataaaactaaagaataagaagaataaactagagagaaaagaagagaagacttgttatttctctcgaagtatattcaggattcatagattttctttacaatgaagggaaaaatcctttatttatagggaaaacttAACTTTGTCCCCAAGTAGAATTCCAAATTTTATCCTAAAAAAACtacacataattagacattcactataacacaaatatgtttataacaaaatctatatttttattattataattttaaaagtagaagaaatattggagttctaaatatttttaaaaaggttgaaaattttagttttaggaTAAATACTTAAAGATAATGCTGCAAAAATTTAggaatatcaaattaataattttttcttacgaaatacaatttatttaaaaaaaataaattgttaaacaaatataatatattaatataattataacaatacaatttggataataatatatttaattgcaATCAATTAGTTTCCACTAAAACTGTTTTCCAATTTGCATTTTAAATGGATAAATATAGACGCCGAAAAAGAGTAATATAATCAcgtttatttttccttttaattaaaataaatatatttaattgcaAATCAGTTAGTTTCCATTAAAACTGTtttctaatttgaattttaaaatgaattaaatttaaaaatatacaattcTATTATGTATGTAatagaattaaataatttatactataattttattatattcatgttaaagtcatgtttatgattaattttttgtatatctcTATATTACACTATAAATGAGGCATAAGGGTTCATATAGTATACACTCGAAGATTGAATGAACacttgaaagaaagaaagttatTTCATATTGTTCCTCTTGTCCTATATTTTTCTTGTCTTcatctttatatattttttttcctttcagtTTTAGAGCTCGTTATCAGTACAAGTTGCTCATTCTCCGTCAAAAATCAATGATAGGTGACTTTTATCAATTATCatagtaatttttttgattgCACTCTATACTTCATATCCTAtaaattatttgtactaacaaaACTTGTTTAGTAGTTATTCTAAAATGATtagtaaattataataatcttCATAACAATGTTAAGAGGGACtattaaaatgtttgaatttattttaacttgggaattttttatgatttcaaCATATTGttctaattaattgattttgttcattttacttgtatattaagtcaagttcaaattatatttatgattttcgataattttatttttggtaatgcATTTGGTTTATTAAGGCATTGGTTGAGGGTAAGAAGATAAATTCAGGTTTCACCGCACCAAGTGGATAGCCTATCGAGTTAAAGTCTTGGTGCACCATGATAATAAGAAGTTGGGTATATGTCCCATTGATTTATGATCAAAGGcatttttatatggataagTCATTGGCTCTAAGTCCTAATGCACTataattatgatatgatgatgactaacataaagttttatacttttgactgaaagtcatgaaatttaccctATTAATTTGCTCTATCCTTTTATGTGAATATGGTAGcaatatattaatatgtctGAAAAATGACATGGGTATGATAAAATGCTAATGGTCATCATTCTGgtaatgaaaaagaagaacatTATGAATACATTGTTTCTTAAGATGGTTCTTCAAATGTTAAGGTTattattaaagatattttttatccaTCAAAGTGGTATGAGAAGTTGGACACTTATTGTAGGTGCAACCCAATTTATAAAGTTTTTAAATCTtgcatcaaaataaatgaatacaaAGTGATAGTACAATTGGTACATTTGACCTcttaaagtgatgttgaggtgagtcacataatatcaaaacatgacaatgaatttctaataaaaacttATGGAACATGTACAAATGGTTCTGAtctatttcttgaagaaaatgTGACTTGTGTTTGTATGGATAAGAACATATTCATGTATTGTTGGATGAATGTCACATCTCACCTCCACGGGAGGTTTGAgagattgaaagaaaatattttgacataaatgGTCATTTTGGTCATATATATGCTTTGAGTACTACACAAATATTGTGGTAGGTTTTATAATGAACTATTGGAGAAcaaaagatagaaaaaaatctttttttgtaAAGGTTGTGACCATGACcaaaataaatgttattgtGCGGCAACACAAATTTTTCATTGGTTATCAAGAAATAAGTCTtgaatgtaataattttaaccatgaCAATAATGATAATTCTCTTTGAAGAAGATGGTCAACATAAGGAAGGAGTTGTGAAAATTATggtagtacacaaaattaatttaatagttTTGAAAGGGCTAATTTGTTACTATCTGGAGAATgaaattattcataatattgaAGTTGTTAGTAAGTCTCTAAAGAAACTTTTAAGTTTCGGACAAATTGAAAACGAATATTATATTGAGActagggaaaatgcataagtaccccctcaacttatgcaAGAAATCTGAGAGACACACTTATGGACATctaagggggagtgttataaaatattatagtgtGGATGTCCACTACAGCAATAAGTTACTCACCTATTATCTCCACTACTTTTCTCATTATGAAGATGACCATAACCTCCACCTTTATAACTATTATTCTTGTAACCTTTCACTTTCATAATCTCcccattatattcatgttaatgttaTGTTTATGACTAACTTTTTGTATGTCTCTATGTTGCACTATGAATGAAGATTGGGTGAATACTTTAAAGATAGAAAGTTATCTCATATTATTCCTCTTTTGTTATATTGTTCTTGTCTTCATCTTTAtgttattcttttgttcttaagTTTTATAACATACTACtaattttttactattaattattGCTATTTCTAgaagtttgaaaaaaatagttatgattatatttttactgttataaaaaattatttaaattttaataaaatgaaaattgaataaataaatattgtttttcagaattgataaaagaaataaataaacataatactttatcattaaaaatgagaaaaattgtatgaaatatcaaactattaattcaaattaaatgctttacccatagtttatttttgtaattcgCAGCAaacatctctttttttttccatctGATTTGGTATATAATTAGCCATTTTCGGTATACAGTTCGTCATATTATACAGTTTggtataaaatgtataaaatgcgttcatatttgtataaagcgagagaaaaatgcatatatacatatacaaatacatatatttccGTCCTATACAATTATAATTATGCAAATTCAGATTTTATTGTACAAATTACCGtgtataaatgaatttatacaaaactaaacaattgtataaaattgaatctctgtagcaaattatataaatcaaaagctccatagcaaacataaaatttgttatggagcgcaattatgcaaactatagctataatatacaaatataatttttatgtttgttatgtgaaagttgctcttaaaaatacaaattagcATTTAtcctttaaataatattaataatttagaatattaattttttcaatgattttctaGAAGCTTGAAAAAATAGTTATCATTATTTGCTTTTTATCgtcataaaattatttaaatccaaataaaatgaaaaattgaataaataatactatttttcagaactgataaaataataaataaacataacactttatcattaatataaaaattagaactaatcctttaaaatacattaagTTATTCATTATGTTTTGAATGATAAAGAGTATTATTTTCTGTCACAAGAAATATAACATTCAGTTTCCTCAGTTTAaacattcaattttttaaattaatattttttgtttaatttaaatcaTAAAAGTTATGTAGGTGGTCATATCTTTAGGTGTGGCCTTTTTGTATGAGTTAattaatagataaaaatataaagcatGTGAGTTGTgtaatgttattgttgtttttgttaatgATGTTCCTATTTAGATATAGATcatcattattaattattatttttaaaagtagtCGATTTCTAATTAGTACAAAGCTTCATTTTTCTTCacttatttaacttttaatacATTCTAGAATAtgcataattttataatataatacaatattttattggttattagaattcttttctatttatattttatattttaatatttagttaaattaaatttgtcttATTTGGCAGGATTGAactagtaaaaatattttaaagaagttGCGATCTGatttacaaattatattttagtttaGAGTAGagactattttttaaaattaggatCAAATTGAGCTatgaatttgaagtttatttaattagtacaaatatcaattcaacacatatcacatatattatttatttttcttttaatttttttaatgacaagaaaaataaacattcgCTATTTTTTTGGATGCACACACGGTAAAATCTCGCTCCTATTTATCTTTTACTATACTAGGAGAAGGAGAAGTCGTTCTAATAATGTTTGGTATCTTTAAACATATTCTCAATGTATATAAATTTGGGTAAAAATATTAATCGCATTAACcatttatttaaattcaaaacatTATATGTGTGCAACACATAAAGCACTTTTCCAATGAAAAAAAAGCttcataaacataaatatattgtaACATTAAAAATGTAGTTGATCGataatcattaaaataatattttaacaaaaagtaACATGCTAAATCTTTGAGTTAATATgatcatataaattttgaaacagATTCGTGAAAATGACATCTACAATTATTTGAGTTTGAATTGAAGCCCTAATTAAATTCAAgatgagccgcttatttagtaGCAAATTTTCAATAGGATATCTTTCAAGCTTGAAttcgaaatttatgattaaagattaaaaaatagtaCATTCCGAATTAATTCACACacttttttatatagtttttgaatatttataatttgttttgaatattaagactttaatattattttaaaaaaaattatttattaagtatcatcacataattgagacgaacGAAACAATTAAGATGAATATAGTAagaattttaagtttatcgaaaatttttatttagacacttgaattataatatgttttgattgagaacttgaatgtatgataatgtaCTTCTATAGACATTTTCGTCTCAAATTTTTAGCAACACTCATTGACAGTTATTGCATTAGTAATGTGGCGGGCTTATTAATTGGAtgagtttaattagtaatgagtgAGTAGtggattaatttataaattatattaatacgTTAAATTATAAATAGTTGAGCGtgacgtatttaaaaaaatatttaaaatagtttaaatttaaaacctaagtggtcaattttgaactcaaagatGGATGACACAgatattttggagtcaataagTGGATAAAAATGATATTCTTGAGCCAATACGTGGATGAATGctagttttgtaccatttttctaatactttaaaattattttatggccTTTTTTcgtataaatttttataatgtattactataaatatttaaacaatatattaacaagtaaagaaatttcatagatcttttaatttaatcattGGGACATTTGTACAGATACGAATACTAGTACATAATAATTCTTAAAATAATCCACTATGTCAATGttcatttcaaatttgatttaaattcGAAAGTCACTAGGCTCTCAATCATCATCCAAATTTTAATATCTCATAAATTTAACACAATCAATCATATAAGAACTACTTGTCTTACATCACATAAATTCAAGAACTAACTCACCAACAAAGTTCGAAGATTACTTCTACAAGCTATCCCCATGATGATGGTATGTTTACCAAATTAAATTGTCACAGTGAGActtcattttcatcatataaatgTTTCTTAGGCTGTTGGAAAGGTGTAAATTTATCATGTTAATAAATTactggatttttttttttttaattcaaaaggcAAGGGCAGATGCAAGAAAACATACATACCTGTGAATGAtggaaataaatttgaaaagaaaaatgttttataaaaattgatttgaagATTAATCTTGAAGGGTTTGTCTTCACTGTATGGAGAAGAACACTTTGTTTATTTATCTTGTTTGgagaatgagaaaaaaaatgaagaaaatatccataattttgcttagtgattaattaatgaaatgatttttaaaaatcaacgTTTAACAACGATCACGGTGGGACTCGAACCCACAATCTCCCGCTCCGGAGGCGAGCGCCTTATCCATTAGGCCACGCGACCAATTGTTGACTACTTTTAAGATATACGTTAGCTAGTAGCATTAATACAAATAAGAAGTCCCTCCCTTCTTCTTTTTAACGTGGCAAAATAATTTGATGGATCACTATACTTTTATGAGTTTgtattttgaatcattttacTTAACTATTTACCAACTGAAATCTTAAATTCAATGAAACTCAGCATTTTAAACCCCTTTGATCTTGTCTGAAATTTAAACACatgataaaaggaaaaattacataaacaaagaccttttattttataattaccaaTTTTAAGtacactttttatttattactatttttgtcaacttttagctatattaacttaaaacaatttaaaacccatttattccttttttatacaaattttaaacaaagtaaaacatatcgctctttttttttctttctccttctcctcgTCAAAAATTAAGGTTTCTGTTTgctttttttctccatttttttgaACGAATCTTAATGGAAGAAGGTCTTAGAAGAAGTCCGCGTCTAGTGACGGCTTCGAATCGAAAAGTTTATCGAAGAAATCGAAAGAAGCTTCAAGTTTCGTCTTCTAATTCTATGGATGAAATTCCAAGTTTTAGTTTGGGTATATCACAAATTTCGGGAGAGAAGAACAATGAGGAGAAGAACAATGAGGAGAAGAACAATGAGGAAGAA contains these protein-coding regions:
- the LOC104648716 gene encoding uncharacterized protein — translated: MKVKGYKNNSYKGGGYGHLHNEKSSGDNRSESLPEVNKVYTHHARRGICRGSNRDRGRGRGRVRGHDYGQERNSIPGIHHTSNKKEKRKDEKQKATRENYFQCGGRRDCRTPKHLIEFYQESLKKKEKIPDANFISENQVDITRLAVADFFAHPEGKRDQLIGDGSVNMDE